CATGGTTGTGTTGTGGTTGTGAATGTGGATGTGGGATGTGAGCTAAATATGATCAGAGCCATGACTAGTTTGggtattgtgaatttttttaggtttgttgTTGTTCATGGCGATAAAggtatgttttcagttttggtttGCTGTGTGggtgtttggttttgttgttgggtttttgCCTTTTTAGGGCTGGAAGTGGGAGAGAAGAAGAGGACCTGTTGGGtttttttgatttcttctttctttggtgGAACTTAAgtctttgaaactcgagttccacgtagATTTTTCCCACTCAACTTTGCCACCTCATGGAACTTGAGTCTCAAAGACCAagagactcgagatgttagtttcctaaatagtttggaaattATTCTAACTAACAAATATCTTCGAAAAAGGGTGTTAATTTGCAAGGAAAAAGAAACCTATATTATTTTCACAAACTGAAAATCACACCTAGctatctctctcttctctctctcccctaaACCAAACCCTAGGCTAGCTCAAATCTCAAAGCTCCAATGGCGTCCTCAAACCTTAGGGTTTTCACTATCCTTCTATGTGGTCATCTCGCCAGGTTCTTTAGACACAAAACAAATTGTAGCAGTAGAAGAGAACTCAAAATCTTTGCTCCAATGGCGTCCTCAAACCCTAGGGTTTTCATCGGCGAGCCTTGAAGCCATTGGTCGTGGTGGCTTCAGTGACGTCCTCTGGTTCTTTAGCCACAAAGCCAATGGTACTAGTAGTAGAAAAGCTTGGCAAGGTTGGACTCTAGCTTGGACGCAACATTGGAGGCTATGGAACTCGAGACTTCCATTTTGTGCTCTTCATTTGTAGATTTTGGAATTGAATGGGTTTGTGTAGAGTTTGTGGTTGTATCAGTCTTTggcttgcttttttcttttcttatgaGTTTGTTTGTTTCCTAGGAAAATAGAAATTCCTTCTTATTTGAATATTCAGTTCTCCAACTTTGTATCTTTAAATTCGAAAAATACAAGGTTGTATCTTTGGTGTGTTGCTTGTGAtgtacaaaatttgaaattggatTGTAAGAGATATTTGTGAAATtggattgaaaattttgttggatCTATTTAGTTGGTGAGAAAGTGCAAGAAAGTGAAAGATTGTTTAgttattttgagaattttttattgaaattataattttgctGGGTTATTTCAATGGACATTTGTGGAAGTTCactctaaaatttttaatgcatttttggAATATTATGGGAATGTAACTAGTAAACCAAACAAAGTAACACTATATTACACTAATGTAATTACATGAATCTAACATTACAGCTTGATGTGACATTAAGCGAACCAAACTCCCTCAATGATTAACGTGGCTTTGTGAAATGCCTTCTAAAAATGCATCAAGGTTTGTATAAGATGATCCACCTTCTACAGTAGCTTGGCGGCAAATATCTTTTAGTCCTCTTGCTTTTTCTCGTAATTCCTTACCCTCTTCactttccccattcataaacctTTGCACAAGCTCTGATATTTCTTCTTTGGTCACGGACATTTCACTTCCCACTGTTGATCTCTTTACCCTCCACCCAATTTTCCAGTCTTCTACAATTCGCTTACTAATTGGTACTTGGTCCAAAAACAACGGGAAAGTAAGCATTGGTACGCCAGCGAAAATTGCTTCTAGAGTGGAATTCCACCCACAATGTGTCCAGAAACCTCCCACAGAAGAATGGCACAACACCTTCAATTGGTCACACCATGGCACTACCAACCCCAAATCACCACAACTCTCTTTCAACCGAGAAGCTTCTCCACGAGCCACCCACAAGAATCTAACACCACTATTACGCAGCCCAGTAGCAATTTCATCCATTTGGGTGCCTGAAACTGAAAGGAAACTTCCCAATGAGATGTACAAGACAGAACCCGCAGGGTGGGAATCTAGCCATTGGAGATAGTCGGGGATGTTGTGAGTTCTTGTAATAGAGGAATTATGTTCAAGTTCTAAGTAAGGTATAGCAGGGCCAATAGGGTAGACAGGGAATGGAAATATTGCGTTTAAAGTGTCAAAGGCTTGGGGTTCAAGCTCATAGACAGAAGTGAGTAGAAGATATTGTGCTTTCGGCACCCTTGAAATGCATTCCATTGCAAGCTGCAATACTCGGGGGTCGGTTTCATGAATGATTGTTTGAAGGTCAGCTACTTGTGTTGAAGAAAGTCCAGGGATGTGGTCCACATGCTGCTCTCC
This genomic stretch from Castanea sativa cultivar Marrone di Chiusa Pesio chromosome 1, ASM4071231v1 harbors:
- the LOC142641836 gene encoding UDP-glycosyltransferase 87A1-like, which encodes MEFPSVERTTVSYIVAMPFPGRGHINPMMNLCKLLSSKSKKHHLLITFVVTEEWLGYIGSDPKPNNIRFASIPNVVPPERLKAADFPGFYEAVMTKMEAPFEELLDQLEHPVDAMLGDVELLWTISVGNRRNIPVASVWTMPAFFFSMLHHWNRFLPNRHLPLNSLELGEQHVDHIPGLSSTQVADLQTIIHETDPRVLQLAMECISRVPKAQYLLLTSVYELEPQAFDTLNAIFPFPVYPIGPAIPYLELEHNSSITRTHNIPDYLQWLDSHPAGSVLYISLGSFLSVSGTQMDEIATGLRNSGVRFLWVARGEASRLKESCGDLGLVVPWCDQLKVLCHSSVGGFWTHCGWNSTLEAIFAGVPMLTFPLFLDQVPISKRIVEDWKIGWRVKRSTVGSEMSVTKEEISELVQRFMNGESEEGKELREKARGLKDICRQATVEGGSSYTNLDAFLEGISQSHVNH